The proteins below are encoded in one region of Salvelinus alpinus chromosome 27, SLU_Salpinus.1, whole genome shotgun sequence:
- the LOC139556614 gene encoding glycerophosphocholine phosphodiesterase GPCPD1-like isoform X3: MTTTLETSMISGDGYKSRHSQPECGYALVASQWTEYVIHTMDPDNLELTFDFFEEDMGEHVMPGDAHPGTAGTACLLSSFFVESGKDTGVVTLPIMKRNSRQTLGKVRVDYLVIRPIEGLQCDMSSSFTKYWRKRSAPLDVGHRGAGSTHAAKHTKVRENTIASFKSAANHGAAYVEFDVHLSKDCVPIVYHDLTCCISTKKKGDKHSLERFEVPVKDLTYDQLQQLKLGHASALKVNDHKDDDDEEEVDEHQPFPSFSQIFHAVPENVGFNIELKWICQMKDGSWEGNLSSYFNMNLFLDIILSCVLQRAGKRRIVFSCFDPDVCTMVRQKQNKYPILFLTQGISETYPELMDIRCRTTQIAMSFAQSENILGISAHTEELLQNLEHIREAQSKGLVVFCWGDLNNDHDNRTKLREQGIDGLIYDRICDDQVEQANIFKVEEKHTLQETLKSFVCSCYSIPCQAPVCVTAAKVHNGSAESDSGLSSS, translated from the exons ATGACCACCACGCTGGAGACCAGTATGATCAGTGGAGATGGGTACAAGTCCCGCCACTCCCAGCCCGAGTGTGGCTACGCCCTGGTGGCCTCACAGTGGACAGAGTACGTCATCCACACCATGGACCCCGACAACCTGGAACTCACCTTTGACTTCTTTGAG GAAGACATGGGTGAGCACGTGATGCCAGGGGATGCCCACCCAGGGACGGCGGGTAcagcctgcctcctctcctcattcTTCGTGGAGAGTGGCAAGGACACGGGTGTGGTCACTCTGCCCATCATGAAACGCAACTCCAGACAGACCCTGGGCAAAGTCAGAG TGGACTACCTGGTGATCCGTCCTATCGAGGGACTGCAGTGTGACATGAGCTCCTCCTTCACCAAgtactggaggaagaggagtgccCCCCTGGACGTAGGCCACAGAGGGGCCGGCAGCACACACGCAGCCAA ACATACCAAAGTCAGGGAGAACACCATTGCTTCGTTCAAAAGTGCTGCCAATCAT GGGGCTGCCTATGTGGAGTTTGACGTCCATCTCTCCAAGGACTGTGTCCCCATCGTGTACCACGATCTCACCTGTTGCATCTCCACGAAGAAG AAAGGAGACAAGCACTCTTTGGAGCGGTTTGAAGTTCCGGTGAAAGATCTCACATACGACCAGCTACAGCAGCTCAAG CTGGGCCATGCTTCTGCCTTGAAGGTGAACGACCACAAAG atgacgACGACGAGGAAGAGGTTGACGAACACCAGCCCTTCCCTTCATTCTCACAG ATCTTCCATGCGGTGCCTGAAAACGTGGGCTTCAACATCGAGCTCAAGTGGATTTGTCAGATGAAG GATGGTTCGTGGGAAGGAAACCTGTCTTCCTACTTCAACATGAACCTGTTCCTGGACATCATACTGAGCTGTGTGCTGCAGAGAGCCGGCAAGAGACGCATCGTCTTCTCCTGCTTCGACCCTGACGTCTGCACTAT GGTTCGTCAGAAGCAGAACAAGTACCCTATCTTGTTCCTGACCCAGGGCATCTCTGAAACCTATCCTGAGCTCATGGACATCCGCTGTCGGACCACACAGATCGCCATGAGCTTTGCGCAGAGCGAAAACATCCTG gGTATCAGTGCCCACACAGAGGAGCTGCTTCAGAACCTGGAGCACATCCGAGAGGCCCAATCTAAAGGCCTGGTGGTGTTCTGCTGGGGAGACCTCAACAACGACCACGACAACAGGACCAAGCTACGGGAGCAGGGCATCGACGGACTCATCTATGACAG GATCTGTGACGACCAGGTTGAGCAGGCCAACATCTTCAAAGTAGAGGAGAAGCACACTCTGCAGGAGACTCTCAAGAGCTTTGTGTGCTCCTGTTACTCCATCCCCTGCCAGGCGCCTGTCTGCGTCACCGCCGCCAAGGTTCACAACGGCAGTGCCGAGTCCGACTCGGGCCTCAGCTCTTCCTGA
- the LOC139556614 gene encoding glycerophosphocholine phosphodiesterase GPCPD1-like isoform X2 produces the protein MSPTESHLDIDDGQFGFHNGSACIDSGWLTCQTEIRLRLHYSKTSPVSITKKKYKKSRFRIKLTLEGVEEDEEDDEPEQSAASWHKMTTTLETSMISGDGYKSRHSQPECGYALVASQWTEYVIHTMDPDNLELTFDFFEEDMGEHVMPGDAHPGTAGTACLLSSFFVESGKDTGVVTLPIMKRNSRQTLGKVRVDYLVIRPIEGLQCDMSSSFTKYWRKRSAPLDVGHRGAGSTHAAKHTKVRENTIASFKSAANHGAAYVEFDVHLSKDCVPIVYHDLTCCISTKKKGDKHSLERFEVPVKDLTYDQLQQLKLGHASALKVNDHKDDDDEEEVDEHQPFPSFSQIFHAVPENVGFNIELKWICQMKDGSWEGNLSSYFNMNLFLDIILSCVLQRAGKRRIVFSCFDPDVCTMVRQKQNKYPILFLTQGISETYPELMDIRCRTTQIAMSFAQSENILGISAHTEELLQNLEHIREAQSKGLVVFCWGDLNNDHDNRTKLREQGIDGLIYDRICDDQVEQANIFKVEEKHTLQETLKSFVCSCYSIPCQAPVCVTAAKVHNGSAESDSGLSSS, from the exons AATCACACCTTGATATTGACGATGGCCAATTTGGATTCCACA ACGGCTCGGCGTGTATAGACTCTGGGTGGCTGACGTGCCAGACAGAGATCCGTCTGCGTCTGCACTACTCCAAGACGTCTCCCGTCTCCATCACCAAGAAGAAATACAAGAAGTCTCGCTTCAG GATCAAGCTGACGCTTGAGGGtgtggaggaggatgaggaagatgacGAGCCGGAGCAGAGCGCCGCGTCGTGGCACAAGATGACCACCACGCTGGAGACCAGTATGATCAGTGGAGATGGGTACAAGTCCCGCCACTCCCAGCCCGAGTGTGGCTACGCCCTGGTGGCCTCACAGTGGACAGAGTACGTCATCCACACCATGGACCCCGACAACCTGGAACTCACCTTTGACTTCTTTGAG GAAGACATGGGTGAGCACGTGATGCCAGGGGATGCCCACCCAGGGACGGCGGGTAcagcctgcctcctctcctcattcTTCGTGGAGAGTGGCAAGGACACGGGTGTGGTCACTCTGCCCATCATGAAACGCAACTCCAGACAGACCCTGGGCAAAGTCAGAG TGGACTACCTGGTGATCCGTCCTATCGAGGGACTGCAGTGTGACATGAGCTCCTCCTTCACCAAgtactggaggaagaggagtgccCCCCTGGACGTAGGCCACAGAGGGGCCGGCAGCACACACGCAGCCAA ACATACCAAAGTCAGGGAGAACACCATTGCTTCGTTCAAAAGTGCTGCCAATCAT GGGGCTGCCTATGTGGAGTTTGACGTCCATCTCTCCAAGGACTGTGTCCCCATCGTGTACCACGATCTCACCTGTTGCATCTCCACGAAGAAG AAAGGAGACAAGCACTCTTTGGAGCGGTTTGAAGTTCCGGTGAAAGATCTCACATACGACCAGCTACAGCAGCTCAAG CTGGGCCATGCTTCTGCCTTGAAGGTGAACGACCACAAAG atgacgACGACGAGGAAGAGGTTGACGAACACCAGCCCTTCCCTTCATTCTCACAG ATCTTCCATGCGGTGCCTGAAAACGTGGGCTTCAACATCGAGCTCAAGTGGATTTGTCAGATGAAG GATGGTTCGTGGGAAGGAAACCTGTCTTCCTACTTCAACATGAACCTGTTCCTGGACATCATACTGAGCTGTGTGCTGCAGAGAGCCGGCAAGAGACGCATCGTCTTCTCCTGCTTCGACCCTGACGTCTGCACTAT GGTTCGTCAGAAGCAGAACAAGTACCCTATCTTGTTCCTGACCCAGGGCATCTCTGAAACCTATCCTGAGCTCATGGACATCCGCTGTCGGACCACACAGATCGCCATGAGCTTTGCGCAGAGCGAAAACATCCTG gGTATCAGTGCCCACACAGAGGAGCTGCTTCAGAACCTGGAGCACATCCGAGAGGCCCAATCTAAAGGCCTGGTGGTGTTCTGCTGGGGAGACCTCAACAACGACCACGACAACAGGACCAAGCTACGGGAGCAGGGCATCGACGGACTCATCTATGACAG GATCTGTGACGACCAGGTTGAGCAGGCCAACATCTTCAAAGTAGAGGAGAAGCACACTCTGCAGGAGACTCTCAAGAGCTTTGTGTGCTCCTGTTACTCCATCCCCTGCCAGGCGCCTGTCTGCGTCACCGCCGCCAAGGTTCACAACGGCAGTGCCGAGTCCGACTCGGGCCTCAGCTCTTCCTGA